In the Desulfovibrio sp. Huiquan2017 genome, GCTTGAAAGCTTGCTGAAATCCCTTTAGATAATCGAAAACAACTTCGAGGAGACACCCCTTGCTCAACTTTCAGTACTTCATGCCCACCCGCATAGTCTTCGGTCCCGACAGCCTCGACCGCCTGGGAGACACCCCCCACCTGCCGCGCGGCGACAAGGCCATGATCGTCATCGGCCAGTCCGGTGCAATGATCGACCAGGGCTACCTGGCCCGCGTCCAGTCCCTGCTCTCCAAGCAGGACGTCCAGACCATCGTCTACGACAAAATCCAACCCAACCCCGAATCCGACACCGTGGACGAGGCGGCCGCCGTCTGCCGCGACATGGGCGTCAAGTTCGTGGTCGGCCTGGGCGGCGGGTCCACCATCGACTCGGCCAAGGCCATCGCCACCATGGCAACCAATCCCGGCAAATACTGGGACTACATGCAGGCGGGTTCCGGCGGAGGCCAGACCCCGGCAAACGAGCCCCTGCCCATCGTGGCCATCCCGACCACGGCGGGCACCGGCACCGAGGCCGACCCGTGGACTGTCATCACCAAGTCCGGCACCGACGCGCAAGAGAAAGTCGGCTGGGGGTATGACGGAACCTTCCCGGCCCTGTCCATCGTGGATCCCAAGTTGATGCTTTCCGTGCCGCCGAGGCAGACCGCCTACACCGGCATGGACGCCTTTTTCCACGCGGCTGAGGCATATCTGGCCACCTGCCGCCAGCCTGCCAGCGACGCGCTCGCCCTGGAGGCCGTGCACCTCATCAGCCACACCCTGCCCCAGGCCGTGGCCGATGGCGGCAACCTGGAGGCGCGGACCGTCATGGCCTGGGCCAGCACTGCGGCCGGGCTGTGCGAAACCTACTCCTCGTGCATCTCCCAGCACTCCCTGGAACACGCCCTGTCGGCCTTCCACCCCCATCTGCCCCACGGGGCCGGGCTGGTGCTGCTGTCCAAGGCGTACTTCGGCTTCCTGGCCGCCCGGGGCGAGGAACGCCTGGGCGATCTGGCCCTGGCCATGGGCGATACCCTGGCCGAGGACCTGGAAGAGGAAGTGAGCGGCGTGGCCTTCCTGGACGCCCTGGACACGCTCATCACCGAGGTCGGCCTGGGCGAGGAGAAATTGTCCGACTACGGCGTGACCCGCGAGGAAATCCCGGCCCTGGCCGAAAATGCGCTGTCCACCATGGGCGAACTCTTCGCCGTCACCCCGGTGGACATGTCCGTGGAGGACGTCATCGCCATCTACGAGGCGGCCTACGAATAAACCGCCCCCCTGTGCGCAGATAAAGAAAAGGCTCCCTTTCGGGAGCCTTTTTCATTCCGGCAGGGACGATTCGCGAAGGAGCCAGTGTTGCGCGTCCTGTTGGGTATGGAAACTCTTGTAGGAAGCGGAACGGTTGACCAGGGCGGTTTCCACCAGCCGGCTGGCCTCCGGGTTGTGCGGATTGGACAGGACGGCCAGGCGCAGGCCGAGCTTGGCCACGTCCCTGTTCTCCATGAAATTGGCGAAGGTGATGACGTCCAATGGCGAAAGGTCCAGGCGAAAGGTCCGGTTATCTACCAAAATGCGCGTCCGGCGGGTCTCCCGGGCCTTGGACAGCAAGTGCAGCCCCCATTCGATAAAGGTCTCGGCATCGTTGACCACGCCATCGGTGATGCACAGAAGATACTCATCCTTGGATGTGAAAATCTGGGTGTAATCCATGCTTCCCCCGGTTGTTGCGAACAGGTGGCGGAAGGCCCGCCTTTGTTTCACCTTACAACACCCGACGGAAAGAATCCAATCAGGCTCTCCTATTTCACCGGAATCATGTCGTAGCGGTCGCCCGAAATGCAGCGGCAGCCGTCGGCCGTGATCTCGAAGGTGTTCTCCACGCCGACCATGGCCACGTCGCGAATGCCTTGTTTGGGCTCCAAGGCGATAACCATGCCCTGTTCCAGCGGCTGGGTGAACCCCTTGGCCATGGGCGGGAACTCGTCCACGGTCAAGCCGATGCCATGGCCCACGAACGGGACCTTGTTCTCATCCAGCCCCATGAAGCCGTCGGCAAAGCCCCGTTTCCCGGCCTCCTCTACGCAATGGACGTAGAGTGTCTCCGGCGTGACGCCCGGTCCGGCCTCGGCGCACATCCAGTCC is a window encoding:
- a CDS encoding iron-containing alcohol dehydrogenase, which produces MLNFQYFMPTRIVFGPDSLDRLGDTPHLPRGDKAMIVIGQSGAMIDQGYLARVQSLLSKQDVQTIVYDKIQPNPESDTVDEAAAVCRDMGVKFVVGLGGGSTIDSAKAIATMATNPGKYWDYMQAGSGGGQTPANEPLPIVAIPTTAGTGTEADPWTVITKSGTDAQEKVGWGYDGTFPALSIVDPKLMLSVPPRQTAYTGMDAFFHAAEAYLATCRQPASDALALEAVHLISHTLPQAVADGGNLEARTVMAWASTAAGLCETYSSCISQHSLEHALSAFHPHLPHGAGLVLLSKAYFGFLAARGEERLGDLALAMGDTLAEDLEEEVSGVAFLDALDTLITEVGLGEEKLSDYGVTREEIPALAENALSTMGELFAVTPVDMSVEDVIAIYEAAYE